The following proteins are encoded in a genomic region of Desulfosoma sp.:
- a CDS encoding DsrE/DsrF/DrsH-like family protein — MADQGQKNPEEKISCTFICSRDTLDGAYPSLVLGLNAVRLGMEATIFYTFMGINVIRKNYQDKCRFIPPGPLGAIPGMSAMATKMMRQKMDAAHIPSLGELLEMAQIEGIRLVACKMTVDMMGLSQNDFIDGVEIQTAEDYLKHAIHCRINMFT, encoded by the coding sequence ATGGCGGATCAAGGTCAGAAAAACCCTGAAGAAAAGATCTCTTGCACTTTTATTTGCAGCCGGGACACGCTAGACGGCGCTTATCCTTCGTTGGTCCTCGGTTTGAATGCCGTCCGTCTCGGTATGGAAGCCACCATCTTTTACACTTTTATGGGAATCAACGTGATTCGTAAGAATTACCAAGACAAATGCCGATTTATTCCGCCCGGGCCTCTGGGGGCAATTCCCGGCATGTCTGCCATGGCCACCAAAATGATGCGCCAAAAGATGGACGCCGCCCACATCCCTTCCCTGGGGGAATTATTGGAAATGGCTCAGATTGAAGGCATCCGGCTTGTGGCCTGCAAGATGACCGTCGACATGATGGGGCTTTCTCAGAACGATTTTATTGACGGTGTCGAGATACAGACGGCTGAAGACTATTTGAAGCATGCCATTCATTGCCGGATCAACATGTTTACGTAA
- a CDS encoding metalloregulator ArsR/SmtB family transcription factor, producing the protein MTVSFRHERLEKAAEMLRAVAHPVRLSILQVLEDGEKNVTEICQRVGSAQVNTSQHLNLLKSRGILASRKEGTQVFYRIAFPGVLKIIQCVCAQETESPAPDNDSAAEGEHRET; encoded by the coding sequence ATGACGGTTTCGTTTCGACATGAACGTCTGGAAAAGGCTGCGGAAATGCTTCGAGCCGTAGCGCATCCGGTGCGCCTCAGCATTTTGCAGGTCTTGGAAGACGGGGAAAAGAATGTCACGGAAATCTGTCAAAGGGTGGGATCAGCTCAAGTCAACACCTCCCAACATCTGAATCTTTTGAAATCACGGGGTATTTTGGCTTCCAGAAAGGAGGGAACACAGGTTTTTTACCGGATCGCCTTTCCAGGAGTTCTGAAAATCATTCAGTGCGTGTGCGCTCAAGAAACCGAATCCCCTGCACCCGACAACGACTCTGCGGCCGAAGGGGAGCATCGGGAAACTTGA
- a CDS encoding Sfum_1244 family protein: METLIKLQEQVLANCLIAEANYAGTFSLCGLVLRLRDLFKWEKGLLPWAEPEPSVLLEWIEHRESSWDPWMEKNFQPLVVNGMTVDPFDVEAVNDLLAGTGMVYGAGFVEGLRPSFFLGTIEETWEIDGAVVFVVAEELVRDVFAAPAMRQGPRIYIRRQPMLAFLWDQIFEMRPSARSALAFAFAVYDLNVADVARNPARYADQLKTIARNQLHTWIYHELGEFHEEAFRGHMWHDIVASYSNTPIEIYARVLKDLCADTDDKGLLTHIIEDKNRAALAFYVAFLRPFTRLMFPEILKAFQKFKKFQNWELIEAARQQGKQKFHEMAAMLVALHQEHQHIGIDRARDKILERCIAPLGLLKKATRPDAV; encoded by the coding sequence ATGGAAACCCTTATAAAACTTCAAGAACAGGTCCTGGCCAATTGCCTTATCGCCGAAGCCAACTATGCCGGCACCTTTTCCCTATGCGGCCTGGTTCTTCGGCTTCGAGATTTGTTCAAATGGGAAAAGGGCCTTTTGCCTTGGGCGGAGCCCGAACCTTCGGTGCTTTTGGAATGGATCGAACACAGGGAATCTTCGTGGGATCCCTGGATGGAAAAGAATTTTCAGCCTTTGGTTGTGAATGGGATGACTGTGGATCCCTTTGATGTGGAGGCCGTCAACGACCTCCTGGCGGGCACGGGAATGGTTTATGGAGCGGGGTTCGTGGAAGGGTTGAGGCCCAGTTTTTTTCTTGGAACCATTGAAGAAACCTGGGAAATAGACGGCGCCGTTGTGTTTGTCGTTGCGGAGGAGCTGGTCCGGGACGTGTTTGCGGCACCCGCCATGAGGCAAGGACCTCGCATTTACATACGCCGCCAACCCATGCTCGCCTTTCTGTGGGATCAAATCTTTGAAATGAGGCCTTCCGCCCGATCGGCCCTTGCTTTCGCCTTTGCTGTCTACGACCTCAATGTGGCCGATGTGGCTCGAAACCCCGCGCGATACGCCGACCAACTCAAAACCATCGCTCGAAACCAGCTCCACACGTGGATCTACCATGAACTGGGCGAGTTTCACGAAGAAGCCTTTCGCGGCCATATGTGGCACGATATTGTCGCTTCCTACTCAAACACTCCTATTGAAATTTATGCCAGGGTGCTCAAAGACCTGTGTGCCGACACCGACGACAAGGGGCTTCTCACACACATTATTGAAGACAAGAACCGCGCCGCCCTCGCCTTTTACGTGGCATTTCTCAGGCCTTTCACGCGATTGATGTTTCCTGAAATTCTTAAGGCCTTTCAAAAATTTAAGAAGTTCCAAAATTGGGAACTCATTGAAGCGGCCCGCCAGCAAGGCAAACAAAAGTTTCATGAAATGGCCGCCATGCTGGTTGCCTTGCACCAGGAACATCAACACATCGGAATCGACCGTGCCAGAGATAAAATTCTCGAACGTTGCATTGCCCCACTAGGTCTCCTGAAAAAAGCAACCCGGCCGGATGCCGTCTAG
- a CDS encoding CheR family methyltransferase — MNDADFLNVLKAFGLLWSGYRKVRKGAKRRLTALMTARGLFTVTDLLDRCSEDGRLREEVRRALAVPISRFFRDQRLWLVLETQVLPGVCTWSGETLRVWCAGCARGEEVYSLKILWHEWAHHAALVPRLELWATDFHEGMLEPAKHGVYHRSSLKEVSAQRQAAWFRPLQGDLFAVADELKQDIHWQCHDLVTENPPAHDFDLVFLRNNLLTYYEGAVQHKAFEVIVASLAEGGFLVVGSREKPPLGSWPLLPCAADTHLFRRVPFLNDFS, encoded by the coding sequence ATGAATGACGCTGATTTTCTCAACGTTTTAAAGGCCTTTGGATTGCTCTGGAGCGGATACCGCAAGGTGCGCAAAGGGGCGAAAAGACGTTTGACCGCCTTGATGACAGCGCGGGGACTATTTACCGTGACGGACCTTCTGGATCGGTGCTCCGAAGATGGGCGTCTTCGGGAAGAGGTGCGACGCGCTCTGGCGGTTCCCATCAGCCGATTCTTTCGAGATCAAAGGCTTTGGCTTGTTTTGGAAACGCAGGTGCTTCCCGGTGTTTGCACCTGGAGCGGGGAGACGCTTCGCGTGTGGTGTGCAGGATGCGCTCGCGGAGAAGAAGTCTACAGCCTGAAAATTCTTTGGCACGAATGGGCGCACCATGCTGCCCTTGTTCCGAGGTTGGAACTGTGGGCTACGGATTTCCACGAAGGAATGTTGGAGCCGGCCAAACATGGCGTTTATCACCGAAGCAGCCTCAAGGAGGTTTCCGCGCAGCGTCAAGCGGCGTGGTTTCGCCCCCTACAGGGGGACCTTTTCGCTGTTGCCGATGAACTCAAGCAGGATATTCACTGGCAATGTCACGACTTGGTGACGGAAAACCCTCCGGCTCACGACTTTGATCTTGTGTTTCTTCGAAACAATCTTTTGACGTATTATGAAGGTGCCGTGCAACACAAAGCGTTCGAGGTCATCGTGGCTTCTCTTGCGGAAGGAGGGTTTCTGGTTGTGGGCAGTCGTGAAAAGCCGCCTTTGGGTTCATGGCCTTTGCTTCCATGCGCTGCAGACACCCACCTCTTTCGAAGAGTGCCTTTTCTTAATGATTTTTCCTGA
- a CDS encoding MBL fold metallo-hydrolase — MKVTAYGAAGCVTGSCFLVETDQRFLVDCGLFQGGQAMDALNRQPWPFDPADLQAVLLTHAHIDHSGRLPKLVKDGFRGPIYTTAPTAALSRILLLDSAHIQEMEAEWKTRKNLRKGREAVSPLYTTEDAEKTVSLFHPVSQNEFLSLSDAVRVRFRNAGHILGSSILELWKEGSNQALKIVFSGDIGRKDQLIVKDPDPIFEADVLFIESTYGNRRHRGFKESVAELAEAVRYSYEHGQKVLIPAFAVERTQEVLYVLGQLFREGTIPRLPVYLDSPLAIAATEIFRQMAHEFDEETQEIINQGQDPFDFPELVFSRTAQDSQALNELKGPAIIIAGNGMCTAGRILHHLKHNLWRRGCSLVIVGYQAEGSLGRRLIEGAKTVRIFGEDIMVRAKVFTIGGFSAHADQEELLQWLSHFTNPKLQVVVIHGEKDIAAVFAQTVRERLKFETIVPSIGQILLFEEAVQPTIAPAVVHPHWDKVLATVEARVAAARRRLESWADRLDTDAREELEAAVRVFLRTLERYAGKA, encoded by the coding sequence TTGAAAGTCACTGCCTATGGTGCGGCCGGATGTGTCACCGGTTCCTGTTTTCTCGTAGAAACCGACCAGCGGTTTCTTGTGGACTGCGGCCTGTTTCAAGGCGGTCAGGCCATGGATGCATTGAATCGACAACCTTGGCCCTTCGATCCGGCCGATCTTCAGGCGGTGCTGCTCACCCATGCGCATATCGACCACAGTGGTCGTTTGCCGAAACTGGTCAAGGATGGTTTTCGAGGTCCCATTTACACCACGGCCCCTACGGCGGCCCTGAGTCGTATTCTTCTTTTGGATTCCGCTCATATTCAGGAAATGGAAGCCGAATGGAAGACTCGAAAGAACTTGAGAAAAGGCCGAGAGGCGGTTTCGCCCTTGTACACCACGGAGGATGCCGAAAAGACCGTCAGCCTTTTTCATCCGGTCTCTCAGAATGAGTTTCTGAGCTTATCCGACGCGGTTCGTGTCAGGTTTCGAAATGCAGGCCATATTCTAGGATCTTCCATCTTGGAACTCTGGAAAGAGGGTTCGAACCAGGCCTTAAAGATCGTTTTCTCCGGGGATATCGGCCGAAAGGATCAGTTGATTGTCAAGGATCCGGATCCGATTTTTGAAGCCGACGTCCTATTTATTGAATCCACCTACGGCAATCGGCGCCATCGGGGTTTTAAAGAGAGTGTGGCGGAACTGGCCGAGGCCGTACGTTACAGCTATGAACATGGCCAAAAGGTTTTGATTCCGGCCTTTGCCGTGGAACGGACTCAGGAAGTGCTTTATGTTCTGGGGCAGCTCTTTCGTGAAGGCACCATCCCTCGTCTTCCCGTATATCTGGACAGTCCCTTGGCCATCGCCGCCACGGAAATTTTTCGGCAAATGGCACATGAGTTTGACGAGGAAACCCAAGAGATCATCAATCAAGGCCAAGATCCCTTTGATTTTCCGGAACTGGTCTTTTCTCGAACGGCTCAGGATTCCCAGGCCTTGAACGAACTCAAAGGCCCGGCGATTATCATCGCCGGAAACGGCATGTGCACGGCGGGCCGCATCTTGCACCATCTGAAACATAATCTATGGCGTCGCGGTTGTTCTTTGGTCATTGTCGGGTATCAGGCCGAAGGATCCTTAGGACGACGCCTCATCGAAGGGGCGAAAACCGTCAGGATTTTTGGGGAAGACATCATGGTGCGTGCCAAAGTCTTTACCATCGGCGGCTTTTCGGCCCATGCCGACCAAGAGGAGCTTCTTCAATGGCTTTCCCATTTCACCAACCCGAAACTCCAGGTGGTGGTGATCCACGGTGAAAAAGACATCGCCGCTGTTTTTGCCCAAACGGTTCGTGAGCGGTTGAAGTTTGAAACCATTGTTCCTTCTATAGGCCAGATCCTACTCTTTGAAGAAGCTGTACAGCCGACGATAGCCCCTGCGGTCGTGCATCCTCACTGGGACAAAGTCCTAGCGACGGTAGAAGCCCGAGTTGCCGCCGCACGACGCCGCCTGGAATCCTGGGCGGACCGGTTAGATACCGACGCTCGGGAAGAATTGGAAGCGGCTGTTCGCGTGTTCTTACGAACCCTGGAACGTTATGCGGGAAAAGCCTAA
- a CDS encoding macro domain-containing protein — MQGEMEKWLEHRERKILEAQLAQALEQVPPSCRDRVRDLLQERAQLRRWEHGGSFVVFPFDDGWLPLDRAVERLVESWCQDKGGVSMERKVGDKVVVLVQGDITEMDTEAIVNAANADLILGGGVAGAIRTKGGPEIQEECNRIGGTHVGGAVVTTGGRLKARYVIHAVGPRWGEGNEEEKLRQATMNSLRRATEKGLRSMAFPAISTGIFGFPKDLCAKIMLETVLRFLAEEDTSLERVVFCLWSQEDLNLFQKTLQSL, encoded by the coding sequence GTGCAGGGGGAAATGGAAAAGTGGTTGGAGCATCGGGAACGAAAGATCCTGGAAGCGCAGTTAGCGCAGGCTCTTGAGCAGGTTCCACCGTCGTGTCGGGACAGGGTGCGGGATCTTCTTCAGGAAAGAGCGCAGCTACGTCGTTGGGAACACGGTGGCTCCTTTGTGGTGTTTCCTTTTGATGACGGCTGGCTTCCTTTGGATCGAGCCGTTGAGCGCCTTGTGGAGTCTTGGTGTCAGGATAAGGGAGGTGTCTCCATGGAAAGGAAGGTGGGCGATAAGGTTGTGGTCCTCGTTCAAGGCGACATCACTGAAATGGACACTGAGGCTATTGTGAATGCCGCCAACGCCGATTTGATTCTAGGAGGTGGTGTGGCTGGGGCCATACGGACTAAAGGAGGGCCGGAAATCCAGGAGGAATGTAACCGCATCGGGGGCACTCACGTGGGCGGTGCTGTGGTCACCACCGGTGGGCGCCTCAAAGCCCGCTACGTCATTCACGCCGTGGGCCCTCGATGGGGCGAAGGCAACGAAGAAGAAAAACTCAGGCAGGCCACCATGAACAGTTTGCGCCGGGCGACGGAAAAAGGGCTGCGGTCCATGGCGTTTCCGGCCATCAGCACGGGTATTTTTGGATTTCCTAAAGATTTGTGCGCCAAGATCATGCTGGAAACCGTGCTGCGTTTCTTGGCCGAAGAGGACACAAGCCTGGAACGGGTGGTTTTTTGCTTGTGGTCTCAGGAGGATCTAAATCTTTTTCAAAAGACGCTGCAATCTTTATGA
- a CDS encoding methyltransferase, whose protein sequence is MHNGELNRILAALGAKYRTETVEVKIGSDTLRILQMADFEDYVGELAQRDYLTLEDLPLWAKVWEASFVMASYWAHQPVVPGRRILEIGTGIGVLGVFMASKGHRVTLSDINEDALLFAKANVLLNGCERVADVQRIDWNDTFVGEPYHVIVGSEVVYDRATYPALVRFLDQALVPGGTIFLAKNTQLQAPGFFAELVTRFAYKEKIIPFEGHDEISGVALYAIRRRGETMRS, encoded by the coding sequence GTGCACAACGGAGAACTCAATCGCATTTTGGCCGCCCTTGGGGCCAAGTACCGAACAGAAACAGTTGAAGTCAAAATCGGTTCGGACACTCTACGTATTCTGCAAATGGCCGATTTTGAAGACTACGTCGGGGAATTGGCCCAAAGGGATTATCTCACTTTAGAAGACCTGCCTTTGTGGGCCAAGGTTTGGGAAGCTTCCTTTGTCATGGCGAGCTACTGGGCGCATCAGCCTGTCGTTCCAGGCCGTCGCATCCTGGAAATCGGCACAGGGATCGGTGTTCTTGGGGTTTTTATGGCCTCCAAGGGCCATCGGGTCACCTTGTCCGACATCAATGAAGATGCTTTGCTGTTTGCCAAGGCCAACGTGCTTTTGAACGGCTGCGAACGTGTCGCAGATGTGCAGCGGATAGACTGGAACGACACCTTTGTCGGAGAACCGTATCATGTCATCGTGGGTTCGGAAGTGGTTTATGACCGCGCCACGTATCCGGCTCTGGTACGATTCCTGGACCAGGCTCTGGTTCCTGGCGGCACCATCTTTCTTGCCAAAAACACCCAACTTCAAGCTCCGGGTTTCTTTGCCGAGCTGGTCACTCGATTCGCCTACAAGGAAAAGATCATTCCATTTGAAGGCCATGACGAGATTTCCGGTGTAGCGCTTTACGCTATTCGACGCCGTGGTGAAACGATGCGATCCTGA
- a CDS encoding alpha/beta fold hydrolase, whose product MDSRVKQPGFVFKECVPSKRGCVPAVVHSPTRSAAFGHGSPGVVICCHGLLSAKDSPKFVQMGERLAEEGLWVLRFDFTGCGENTCSFKRSLLETRLDDLQSVVDWVCGPNRPWGDRPVVGLFGSSLGGFLSYVFSGRFPERIKATAVWAAPARLHDIGAGSNRRPLELEPAWPSKLPLGTPNSIDALPSVSNVLVLHGTKDELVPWHHATVLYRAASEEKRLILLEDADHRLTDAQVRAKATELTASWLFSKLMER is encoded by the coding sequence ATGGATTCAAGGGTGAAGCAGCCGGGTTTCGTTTTTAAAGAGTGCGTTCCTTCGAAGCGAGGGTGCGTGCCTGCGGTGGTGCATTCCCCGACAAGGTCTGCAGCGTTCGGTCATGGCAGCCCTGGGGTCGTGATCTGTTGTCATGGGCTCTTGAGCGCGAAAGACAGCCCGAAATTTGTGCAAATGGGCGAAAGATTGGCCGAGGAGGGGCTCTGGGTTCTTCGTTTTGACTTTACGGGCTGCGGTGAAAATACATGCAGCTTTAAAAGAAGCCTGTTGGAGACCCGGTTGGATGATCTTCAGAGTGTGGTGGATTGGGTTTGCGGGCCGAATCGTCCTTGGGGAGATCGACCCGTAGTGGGTCTTTTCGGGTCAAGCCTTGGAGGGTTTCTGAGTTATGTTTTTTCTGGGCGTTTTCCTGAAAGGATAAAGGCTACAGCTGTGTGGGCGGCTCCGGCTCGATTGCATGACATCGGTGCCGGTTCAAATCGTAGACCTTTGGAACTGGAACCCGCTTGGCCGTCCAAGCTTCCTCTGGGAACCCCGAACTCCATAGATGCCCTGCCTTCTGTTTCCAATGTGCTCGTTCTACACGGCACAAAGGATGAGTTGGTTCCGTGGCACCATGCCACGGTCTTGTATCGAGCGGCCTCGGAGGAAAAACGGCTGATTCTTTTGGAAGATGCCGATCACCGGTTGACCGATGCCCAAGTTCGAGCCAAGGCGACGGAGCTGACGGCCTCTTGGTTGTTTTCCAAGCTCATGGAAAGGTAA
- a CDS encoding 3'-5' exonuclease, with amino-acid sequence MSLDPLIEQDFVAIDFETANPDRNSACAVAIVKVQDHQIVRRAFRLIRPPTPNFVFTYIHGITWKDVRHEPTFKEIWPELEELTQGAFFFAAHNASFDRSVLQACCATYNLPMPSIPFVCTVQLARRCWRLYPTKLPDVCRHLGIDLRHHDAASDAEACARIVLHARGIEP; translated from the coding sequence TTGTCTCTTGACCCTTTGATTGAGCAGGACTTTGTGGCCATCGACTTTGAAACGGCGAACCCGGATCGGAACAGCGCCTGCGCCGTCGCCATCGTCAAGGTGCAGGATCATCAAATCGTTCGTCGAGCCTTTCGATTGATTCGGCCTCCGACGCCCAACTTTGTCTTTACCTATATTCACGGCATCACGTGGAAGGACGTACGGCATGAGCCCACTTTTAAAGAAATTTGGCCGGAACTGGAAGAGCTGACTCAAGGGGCCTTCTTTTTTGCAGCCCACAACGCTTCCTTTGATCGATCTGTGCTGCAGGCATGCTGTGCCACCTACAATCTACCCATGCCTTCCATACCTTTTGTTTGCACCGTCCAACTGGCTCGGCGTTGCTGGCGTCTTTATCCCACCAAGCTACCCGATGTCTGCCGTCATCTGGGCATCGACCTAAGGCACCACGACGCCGCCTCCGATGCAGAAGCCTGTGCCCGAATCGTCCTTCATGCCAGAGGCATCGAGCCTTGA
- a CDS encoding nickel-dependent hydrogenase large subunit: MKADRKIIHVPSLARVEGEGGIFIEIRHGAPTQVHVTIHEAPRFFEAFLIGRPHEDVPDFTARICGICPVAYQMSSVHALEKIFGIQVEKPLRDLRRLLYCAEWIESHALHMYLLNGPDFYGLNSAWESKNEQSILARGVRFKKLGNELLAVLGGRSVHPVSVRVGGFTRTPSKKALLSLAPKLETAYEESLKEISWAASLPFPETAWDTVWVSLVHDEEYPMNEGTMGFSTGETFSMDAFLETVIEFQVSHSTALHAGRIRDGSQTPYMVGPLSRLNLNHAKLPTAIQSALKDAGISVPIRNTRMAIVARAVELAYAFYEALRIIADYEEPDRAFVPYEPVEGEAVWITEAPRGSLMHRYRVGSTGRIESCTIIPPTSQNLAHMEMDLRLFLESFASEPTDVLRREAEKIIRCYDPCISCAVHVISLI, translated from the coding sequence TTGAAAGCCGATCGTAAGATCATCCACGTTCCATCACTGGCTCGAGTGGAAGGTGAAGGGGGAATCTTTATCGAGATTCGTCACGGAGCTCCCACTCAGGTCCACGTCACTATTCATGAGGCACCTCGGTTTTTCGAAGCCTTTCTGATCGGTCGCCCTCATGAAGATGTTCCGGATTTTACGGCGAGAATTTGCGGCATTTGTCCGGTGGCTTACCAGATGTCGTCGGTGCATGCCTTGGAAAAAATCTTCGGCATCCAGGTGGAAAAACCTCTTCGAGACCTGAGGCGTCTTCTTTATTGCGCCGAATGGATCGAAAGCCATGCCCTGCACATGTATCTGCTGAATGGTCCCGACTTTTACGGCCTCAACAGTGCTTGGGAATCCAAAAACGAGCAATCCATCTTGGCGCGAGGCGTTCGCTTCAAAAAATTGGGCAATGAACTTCTGGCCGTTCTCGGCGGACGATCCGTGCATCCTGTGTCCGTCCGTGTTGGTGGCTTTACGCGCACACCGTCAAAGAAAGCCTTGCTATCCCTGGCACCGAAACTGGAGACCGCCTATGAAGAGTCACTGAAGGAAATTTCTTGGGCGGCTTCCCTTCCTTTTCCGGAAACGGCATGGGACACGGTGTGGGTGTCTCTTGTCCACGATGAAGAATACCCCATGAACGAAGGGACCATGGGCTTTTCCACCGGTGAGACATTTTCCATGGACGCCTTTCTTGAGACCGTCATCGAATTTCAGGTTTCCCATTCCACGGCGCTTCATGCCGGTAGGATCCGCGACGGGTCTCAGACCCCTTACATGGTAGGACCTCTTTCCCGCCTTAACCTCAATCACGCCAAACTTCCAACGGCCATTCAAAGCGCTCTGAAAGATGCCGGCATTTCGGTTCCCATAAGAAACACGCGCATGGCCATTGTGGCTCGAGCCGTGGAATTGGCTTATGCGTTTTATGAGGCCCTAAGAATTATTGCCGACTATGAAGAACCTGATCGGGCCTTTGTCCCCTACGAACCTGTGGAAGGGGAAGCGGTCTGGATCACCGAGGCCCCTCGAGGCAGTCTCATGCATCGTTACCGAGTCGGCAGCACGGGACGGATCGAAAGCTGCACCATTATCCCACCCACATCGCAAAATCTGGCCCATATGGAAATGGATCTGCGCCTGTTTCTCGAAAGCTTCGCGAGTGAGCCGACTGATGTTCTGCGCAGGGAAGCCGAAAAGATCATTCGCTGCTATGATCCCTGCATTTCCTGCGCTGTGCATGTAATTTCCCTGATCTGA
- a CDS encoding FAD/NAD(P)-binding protein, giving the protein MTYDAMLPFETTIRWIKKETRDTFSCALKITSRDIAKSYTFQPGQFNMLSLPGIGEAPISISSAPKDREILHTIRIAGDVTTHLSKLNVGDGIGMRGPFGNHWPLDEVEDRDLMIIAGGLGIAPLRSVIRHIVLESSRGAFSTCPSLPGKKILLYGAKTPKDIIFRDEFPRYKDIFQVYLTVDKADPEEYWKGEVGLIPVLFKKFSLDPLRSVVFMCGPEVMMTSLARDLTAKGVPSEKIFVSTERNMNCGTGFCGHCLLGPKFVCKDGPIFRLSDIEMFWDVREI; this is encoded by the coding sequence ATGACCTATGACGCCATGCTTCCTTTTGAAACGACCATTCGCTGGATCAAAAAGGAAACCCGGGATACCTTTAGCTGTGCCCTCAAGATTACCAGCCGGGACATCGCCAAAAGCTATACGTTTCAACCGGGCCAGTTCAATATGCTGTCCCTTCCCGGCATCGGGGAAGCTCCCATATCCATCAGTTCCGCTCCCAAGGATAGGGAAATCCTGCACACCATTCGAATTGCAGGCGATGTGACCACCCATCTTTCTAAGCTCAACGTTGGAGATGGAATCGGCATGAGAGGCCCCTTTGGAAACCACTGGCCTCTCGATGAGGTCGAAGACCGCGACCTGATGATCATCGCAGGAGGATTGGGCATTGCCCCGCTGAGATCCGTCATTCGCCATATTGTCCTCGAAAGTTCCCGTGGTGCCTTCTCCACATGTCCTAGTCTGCCCGGTAAAAAGATTCTTCTCTACGGTGCCAAAACCCCCAAGGATATTATCTTTCGGGACGAGTTCCCTCGATACAAGGACATTTTTCAGGTGTATCTGACCGTGGACAAGGCGGACCCCGAAGAATACTGGAAAGGGGAAGTGGGGTTGATTCCGGTTCTTTTCAAGAAATTTTCCCTGGATCCATTGCGAAGCGTCGTTTTCATGTGCGGGCCGGAAGTGATGATGACCTCTCTGGCCAGGGATCTCACCGCCAAGGGCGTTCCTTCGGAAAAAATTTTTGTGTCCACGGAAAGAAACATGAACTGCGGTACCGGGTTCTGCGGCCACTGTCTGCTCGGGCCGAAGTTCGTATGCAAAGACGGCCCTATCTTTCGCCTGAGCGATATCGAAATGTTTTGGGACGTTCGTGAAATTTGA
- a CDS encoding 4Fe-4S dicluster domain-containing protein translates to MITATIPKQDLPRLFDALHDAFTIIGPKVKAGVVVLEELDTFQDMPLSFEDRQAPGFYRLDPGDGSLLFSFSLGPDSFKRFLHPAVREEYIAKRSRGRLQMLPTSGAPALKPLAFFAMRACDLAALHILDKVFLKGPVKDRRYEAVRNNIFIVAVNCVRPGEQCFCHSVGTGPEARCGYDIALTELENAFLVEISSQKAKDLLRGIQLTHADEKHQTEKFQRMEYCIKHIPKMIQVKDLPRIIFNHLEHPRWAETAIRCLGCGNCTQVCPTCFCSTTHDKVPLAWVSKTSSVVSSTRIRTWDSCFSVNFARVHGGNFRPSRRARFRHWVSHKLAYWVDQFGTLGCVGCGRCITWCPVGIDITEECKALASARSTP, encoded by the coding sequence ATGATTACAGCGACGATACCAAAACAAGACCTTCCCCGGCTCTTCGATGCTCTGCATGACGCCTTTACAATTATTGGTCCTAAGGTGAAGGCCGGTGTCGTGGTCCTCGAGGAACTGGATACTTTCCAGGACATGCCCCTGTCCTTTGAAGATCGGCAGGCTCCAGGGTTTTATCGACTCGACCCCGGCGACGGAAGCCTTCTTTTCTCCTTCTCCCTTGGCCCTGATTCTTTTAAACGTTTTCTTCATCCTGCCGTGCGCGAAGAATACATTGCTAAAAGATCCAGGGGGCGACTTCAGATGCTGCCGACATCAGGAGCGCCTGCACTGAAACCTTTGGCGTTTTTCGCCATGCGAGCCTGCGATTTGGCAGCCCTTCACATTCTCGATAAGGTTTTCCTTAAAGGGCCTGTTAAGGACCGCCGCTACGAGGCGGTTAGAAACAATATCTTTATTGTAGCTGTGAACTGCGTTCGCCCCGGCGAACAGTGCTTTTGCCACTCCGTGGGCACAGGTCCTGAAGCCCGCTGTGGTTATGACATCGCGCTCACGGAACTTGAAAATGCCTTCCTTGTGGAAATCTCTTCACAGAAAGCCAAAGATCTCCTTCGAGGCATCCAACTCACCCATGCCGACGAAAAGCACCAAACCGAAAAGTTTCAAAGAATGGAATACTGCATCAAGCATATACCCAAGATGATTCAGGTGAAGGATCTGCCTCGCATCATCTTCAACCACCTGGAGCACCCCCGATGGGCCGAAACGGCCATTCGATGCCTTGGCTGCGGGAATTGCACACAGGTGTGTCCCACATGTTTTTGCTCAACAACTCATGACAAGGTTCCTTTGGCGTGGGTTTCCAAGACATCAAGCGTTGTGTCCTCCACAAGAATCCGAACCTGGGATTCCTGCTTTTCGGTCAATTTCGCCAGGGTGCATGGAGGCAACTTTCGGCCGTCGCGAAGAGCCCGCTTTCGACATTGGGTGTCTCACAAGCTGGCTTACTGGGTCGATCAATTCGGGACCTTGGGATGCGTCGGCTGCGGACGCTGTATCACCTGGTGTCCGGTGGGTATCGACATCACAGAAGAATGCAAAGCCCTTGCATCGGCAAGGAGCACGCCATGA